Part of the Pseudarthrobacter sp. NBSH8 genome is shown below.
CCCCGGCCACCTGCGTGTCACGGCAGGCACTGAGACCGAGACCACATCGTTCCTGACGTCGCTGGAACGCATCCTGGCCAGCCAGGCCACGCTGCCAGCCTAAACTTGAAGTACCGCCGCCCCCGCGCGCCGGCACATTTCCTTCGCTACGCATTTCTGACTTCGCTTAAGGACATATGACCATGAGTTCCACCGGATCGAACGCTGCCGAGCCCCGGACCGCCCGCATGGAGCGTGCCACCAGTGAATCGTCAGTGCTCGTGGAGATCAACCTGGACGGCACAGGCGTATCGGACATCGATACGACTGTCCCGTTCTACGACCACATGCTGACGGCGCTGTGCAAGCACTCGCTCATTGACATGACGGTCAAGGCCACCGGTGACACCCACATCGATGTCCACCACACAGTGGAGGACGTTGCCATCACGTTCGGCGAAGTCCTGCGCACCGCCTTGGGCAACAAGGCCGGGATCCGCAGGTTCGGTGAGGCCACCGTGCCCCTTGACGAAGCACTGGCGCAAGCTGTGGTTGACGTCTCCGGCCGGCCCTACCTGGTGCACGGCGGCGAGCCTGCCGGGCAGGAATACCACCTGATTGGCGGCCACTTCACGGGATCACTGACCCGCCACGTTTTTGAGGCCATCACCCTTCATGCCGGCATCTGCCTCCACATGAACGTCATCGCGGGCCGCGATCCGCACCACATCGTGGAAGCGCAATTCAAGGCCTTCGCCCGCGCCCTGCGTGCTGCGGTCGAACCCGACCCCCGCGTTGAGGGGATTCCGTCCACAAAGGGTGCCTTGTGAGCGGCCAAATACTCCGGGATGGCGCCGTCATCGATCCGGCCGCCGGCCTGAAGCCCGTATCGCCCGAAGGCAAGCCCTCGGTCACCGTCCTGGACTATGGTTCCGGAAACGTCCGCTCCGCCGTGCGCGCCCTGGAGCGGGCCGGGGCCGAGGTTATCCTCAGCTCCAAGCCCGAGGACGTGCTTAATGCCGACGGCCTGGTAGTACCCGGGGTCGGTGCGTTTGAGACTGTTATGCGTGAGCTCCAGGTCGTGGACGGCATCCGCCTGATCGGCAGGCGCGTGGCCGGGGGCAGGCCGGTCCTGGCAATCTGCGTGGGCCTGCAGGTCCTATTCGAGGCCGGGGTAGAGCACGGGACAGAAGCCGAAGGCATGGGGGAGTGGCCCGGCAAGGTGGAGTTGCTTCCCGCAGAGGTGGTGCCACACATGGGCTGGAACACAGTGGACGTTCCGGAGGGATCCAAACTCTTCGCCGGCGTCGCGGACCAGCGCTTCTACTTCGTTCACTCCTATGGTGTCCAGGAGTGGAACTTCGACGTGATCCAGCCTCGGATGACCGCACCTCTGGTGACCTGGTCAGAGCACGGCGCGCGCTTTATCGCCGCTGTGGAAAACGGACCGCTCTGCGCTACCCAGTTCCACCCCGAAAAATCCGGCGACGCCGGTGCTCGGCTGCTACGCAACTGGGTGGACGGCCTTCGCAAGCCAGCTGCCACGGACGCCGCCTAGATGTGGTCGATTGTCCTGATGGGACTGGCCGGCGTCCTGGTGGGCGGCGCCCTGTCCTTCAGGCAGCAGCACAAACCAATGTGGACCCAGGTGGGCTTCTACGTCCTGGCCGGCATGGCGCTGCTGGCTGCCTACCTGCTGACGCTTCCTGGAACCTAGCCCCACACATGACCAGTTCCGTTTCCATGAGCAACCCATCACCCAAGAGGATTTGAGATGACAACCGCAACCGATCTGCCGGTTCTTGAACTGCTGCCCGCCGTCGACGTCGTAAACGGACAGGCCGTGCGGCTGGTCCAGGGAGAGGCGGGCAGCGAGACGAGCTACGGCACGCCGCTGGAGGCAGCCCTCAACTGGCAAGACCAGGGCGCCGAATGGGTGCACCTGGTGGACCTCGACGCCGCGTTCGGACGTGGCTCGAACGCCGGGCTGCTCCGTGAAGTGGTGGGCCGGCTGGACATCAAGGTGGAGCTCTCCGGCGGACTCCGGGACGACGAATCCCTCGAGGCGGCGCTTGCACTCGGTGTGGCCCGCGTCAACCTCGGCACGGCTGCGCTGGAAAACCCCGAGTGGACCCGCAGCGCCATCGACCGCTTCGGCGACAGGATCGCCGTCGGCCTCGACGTCCGCGGGACCACGCTGGCCGGCCGCGGCTGGACGAAGGAAGGCGGCGATCTCTGGGAGGTCCTGGGCCGGCTCGAAGAAGCCGGGTGCTCCCGGTATGTTGTCACTGACGTCACAAAAGACGGCACGCTGCAGGGTCCCAACGTTGAACTCCTGCGCCTGATGGTGGAGAAGACCGGCAAGCCGGTCGTCGCGTCCGGCGGCATCTCCAGCCTGGACGATCTGAAGGTGCTGCGCTCCCTGGTGCCGCTGGGCGTCGAAGGCGCGATCGTGGGCAAGGCGTTGTACGCCGGCGCCTTCACGCTCCCCGAAGCCCTCGACGTCGCCGGACGCCGCTAAGCAGTTTCCGTGGACAGCACGCACAACGCCGATCCGGCTGCGGAATCCCCGGCGCCGCGCCATCTGCCCGGACACATTGCCGCGGCGCTGGCGGGCGCGGGTGGCCGTACTGACTCGGCAGGCCAGCCGTGGGAAGGGCGGAGCCTCGCCGGCGATGACGGCCGGATCCACAACTTCGAGGACGACGACGGCACGGCCGACGCGGGCTACCTCGCCGCCGTCGAAGCCATGGTTGAAGGCGCCGGCGACGAAGCGGCCGTGGTGGCTTCGCTGGCCACCGCCCGCGTGTTTATCCCGATCATCGCGCAGCTTGGCGAAGAAGCGGAAGGCGTCGATGGCCTGACCGCGGACAAGCAGGCGGACATGGCCCTGGTCACCCTCAAGGCCGCGGACGGCCGGACGGCCATGCCGGCCTTCACCTCGGCGGCCGCCTTGGCCGCCTGGCACCCCGAAGCCCGGCCGGTGGCAGTATACGCCGCCCGGGCTGCCCTCTCGGCCGTGGCCGAGGGAGCGGAGCTGCTGGTGCTCGATCCGGGCTCGGAGGTCACATTTGTGGTCCGGCGGCCCGCCGTCTGGGCTCTGGCCCAGCAACAGGACTGGATCCCTTCCTACACTGATACAGCGCTGGAAGCCGAGATGGCTGAGGCAGCGGCCGCATTCCCGGCAGTGCGCCGGCTTGCCCTCCTCCCGGGTTCCGGTGTCACCGCCCGCACCGGCACGGGTGCCACACTTCCGGGGGGCGGTGCCGGACCGGAACTACAGGTACTGCTCCACCTTGAGGATGGCCTGGACGCCGCGGCGGTTCAGGACCTGGTGTCCGGCCTGCAACAGGCATGGTCCCGGAATGTATTGTTTGGAGAGCGCGTTGACTCGATCGAAATAAAGTTGCGGCGCGCGGCACATTAGCTGACGGTTGGCGCGGAGATCCCGGGCTGCCGTGGGCAGATCCAAAGGATTTTCCGTGAACTTCGCTCTATACCGGGAGCTGCTGGCCGTCCGGCCCATCCGGCGGCTGTTGCTTGTCGGCATGATCGCCCGCATTCCCCATTCGGCGGCAGGCATGCTGCTGACCCTGCACATCGTCCTCACCCTGGACCAGGGCTATGCAGCTGCCGGTGCCGCGGCGGCTGTCATGACCATCGGCATCGCAGTTGGCGCACCATGGCGCGGCCGGCGCGTGGACACTGTTGGCCTCCGCCGGGCTTTGATTCCGTCGGTGGTGTCCGAGGCGGTCATCTGGTCCGTGGTGCCGCACGTGTCCTACCAGTGGCTGCTTCCGCTGGTGTTCGTCGGTGGGCTGCTGACGTTGCCAATCTTCAGTGTTGTGCGCCAGTCCCTGGGCGTCCTCGCGGACGGGTACCAGCGGCGGACCGCTTATGCGCTGGACTCGATTGCCACGGAGGTGGTGTTCATGATCGGGCCGGCCGCCGGAGCCGTGGTGGCGACCAGCGGCTTCACTGTTCTGGGACTCACGGTGGTGGGTGTTTCCACGTCACTGGCCGGCTTGTTCCTCGTCTGGTTCAACCCGCCCACGCGAAGTGCCACGCAAACTCTGGAAAGCGAAGCGGACCAGCGCCATGCCGCGGAAGTGGCTGTGCTTTCCGCCGCACCGGCCCACCTCCAGGAAGCGGCGGCGGACCTCGTCCCGGCCGGGGCAGAACGCCTCGGAAGTGGGCCGGCGGGGCTGCGCGGTAAGGTGGCCCACAACTTCGCCTGGCTCACGGCCACTGTCGCGGCCGTCTTCGCCGTTGCTGCTGGAACCGGCATGGTGCTCAGCGGCACCGACGTTGGAATTGTTGCTGCCTTGGAAACCGGCGGCCACCAAGCCGAAATCGGCATTGTATTCCTCTTTTGGTGCGCCGCCTCTGTGGTCGGCGGGCTGGTGTATGGGGCCATGCACCGTCGCGTTTCGCCGATCCTCCTGCTGCTTGGCATGGCGGCCCTGACCATCCCGATGGGCTTCGCCCAAGACACCTGGACGCTGGCTTTCATCGCGATCCTTCCGGGCCTATTGTGCGCCCCCGTCCTGGCGGCCGCCTCCGAACAGGTGGCAGATCTGGTGGCGGAGAACCGCCGCGGCGAGGCAATGGGCTGGTACGGCTCTGCGCTGACTGCCGGCGTTGCGCTCGGGGCACCACTTGCCGGGATTTTCATAGACGGGATGGGGCCGTCCGGCGGGTTTGTCTCCGTAGGAGTGGCCGGCGTCCTGCTCTGCTTTGTGGGCCTGCTGCTCAAGGCAGTGCGGCGGCGCCGGGTGGCTGCCTGAACGATGACGGCGGCGGAGATCCGTGTGGACCGTCCGCCGCCGTCGTCGTTGTACTTTTTGAAGTTTGCTGTTTGGGTCTAGTTGACGGCGCCGGTGTACTTCTCGCCCGGGCCCTTGCCCGGGGCGTCGGGGATGATGGACTCCTCGCGGAACGCGAGCTGCAGGGACCGCAGGCCATCGCGCAACGGGCCGGCGTGCTGGGATCCGATTTCGGGGGCTGCTGAGGTCACCAGCCCGGCAAGGGCGGTGAT
Proteins encoded:
- the hisB gene encoding imidazoleglycerol-phosphate dehydratase HisB, which produces MSSTGSNAAEPRTARMERATSESSVLVEINLDGTGVSDIDTTVPFYDHMLTALCKHSLIDMTVKATGDTHIDVHHTVEDVAITFGEVLRTALGNKAGIRRFGEATVPLDEALAQAVVDVSGRPYLVHGGEPAGQEYHLIGGHFTGSLTRHVFEAITLHAGICLHMNVIAGRDPHHIVEAQFKAFARALRAAVEPDPRVEGIPSTKGAL
- the hisH gene encoding imidazole glycerol phosphate synthase subunit HisH yields the protein MSGQILRDGAVIDPAAGLKPVSPEGKPSVTVLDYGSGNVRSAVRALERAGAEVILSSKPEDVLNADGLVVPGVGAFETVMRELQVVDGIRLIGRRVAGGRPVLAICVGLQVLFEAGVEHGTEAEGMGEWPGKVELLPAEVVPHMGWNTVDVPEGSKLFAGVADQRFYFVHSYGVQEWNFDVIQPRMTAPLVTWSEHGARFIAAVENGPLCATQFHPEKSGDAGARLLRNWVDGLRKPAATDAA
- the priA gene encoding bifunctional 1-(5-phosphoribosyl)-5-((5-phosphoribosylamino)methylideneamino)imidazole-4-carboxamide isomerase/phosphoribosylanthranilate isomerase PriA, translating into MTTATDLPVLELLPAVDVVNGQAVRLVQGEAGSETSYGTPLEAALNWQDQGAEWVHLVDLDAAFGRGSNAGLLREVVGRLDIKVELSGGLRDDESLEAALALGVARVNLGTAALENPEWTRSAIDRFGDRIAVGLDVRGTTLAGRGWTKEGGDLWEVLGRLEEAGCSRYVVTDVTKDGTLQGPNVELLRLMVEKTGKPVVASGGISSLDDLKVLRSLVPLGVEGAIVGKALYAGAFTLPEALDVAGRR
- a CDS encoding SseB family protein, whose translation is MDSTHNADPAAESPAPRHLPGHIAAALAGAGGRTDSAGQPWEGRSLAGDDGRIHNFEDDDGTADAGYLAAVEAMVEGAGDEAAVVASLATARVFIPIIAQLGEEAEGVDGLTADKQADMALVTLKAADGRTAMPAFTSAAALAAWHPEARPVAVYAARAALSAVAEGAELLVLDPGSEVTFVVRRPAVWALAQQQDWIPSYTDTALEAEMAEAAAAFPAVRRLALLPGSGVTARTGTGATLPGGGAGPELQVLLHLEDGLDAAAVQDLVSGLQQAWSRNVLFGERVDSIEIKLRRAAH
- a CDS encoding MFS transporter, with amino-acid sequence MNFALYRELLAVRPIRRLLLVGMIARIPHSAAGMLLTLHIVLTLDQGYAAAGAAAAVMTIGIAVGAPWRGRRVDTVGLRRALIPSVVSEAVIWSVVPHVSYQWLLPLVFVGGLLTLPIFSVVRQSLGVLADGYQRRTAYALDSIATEVVFMIGPAAGAVVATSGFTVLGLTVVGVSTSLAGLFLVWFNPPTRSATQTLESEADQRHAAEVAVLSAAPAHLQEAAADLVPAGAERLGSGPAGLRGKVAHNFAWLTATVAAVFAVAAGTGMVLSGTDVGIVAALETGGHQAEIGIVFLFWCAASVVGGLVYGAMHRRVSPILLLLGMAALTIPMGFAQDTWTLAFIAILPGLLCAPVLAAASEQVADLVAENRRGEAMGWYGSALTAGVALGAPLAGIFIDGMGPSGGFVSVGVAGVLLCFVGLLLKAVRRRRVAA